The DNA window ACCGAATAGCAGAAGCGCGATGATGAAACTGAGGAAAACGAGAGTTGATGCAACTAATCCCGAAAGGCGCTCGCTCAAACGTTTTCCCCCTAGGCCGTTCACGAGGAACCCGGTGAGAGGGAGAAAGGGGATCAACCAGATCAAGGAATCCATGTCAATTCCGCATGAGGTTTATCTCGTCGATGTTCATCGTCGGGCGGTTTCTGAACAAGGCGACGATTATGGCGAGTCCCACGGCGACTTCGGCCGCCGCCAGAGTCATAACCAGAAAGACGAAGACCTGACCGCCCACATCGTTATGGTAGCTGGAGAAACCGACGAGGGCCAGATTCACGGCATTCAGCATAAGTTCGATTGACATGAATATGATGATAGCATTTCGGCGAAACAGCACACCCATAACGCCAATGGAAAAGATGGCGCCGCTCAGTATCACAACATGTTCTACGGGAACGGCCATCAGATC is part of the Candidatus Neomarinimicrobiota bacterium genome and encodes:
- the nuoK gene encoding NADH-quinone oxidoreductase subunit NuoK — its product is MAVPVEHVVILSGAIFSIGVMGVLFRRNAIIIFMSIELMLNAVNLALVGFSSYHNDVGGQVFVFLVMTLAAAEVAVGLAIIVALFRNRPTMNIDEINLMRN